The following proteins come from a genomic window of Bacteroidota bacterium:
- a CDS encoding T9SS type A sorting domain-containing protein, with protein MISILLKNIDIMKNHSTLFYAVVLTVVISFTNTLVAFAQSEQCGVNAFIEMIEKRNPELFKKVQENEKNFESKVDERRSGIYLRQEKEYSNGFNQKNGGVSSIQSLCGYNNTYVGVGAAPTVLGGTLTASSMYGGDYIRVTNMIAGRTYRVSTCGNNDFDTQITIYTTGGGSVVAHNDDLCANNQSEIYFTPFTSGSYDILLDEYDCQSTFIVSTTMLVELVYIPDPIITIPVVVHVVWNTAAENISDAQIISQINVLNQDFRRLNPDISFAPVAFKGFSADTRYQFCLAQQDPNGFSTNGITRTFTNITQFNPMADTSIWFTSLGGKDSWDRTKYLNIWVCNLPGLPNPGTIGFGTFPWLGLIIPPADGVISDFQAFGTIGTAIAPVNKGRNVTHEVGHYLGLRHVWGDDNACAGSDSCLDTPNQTISSSGTPTFPLADACSPNYPGIMFNNYMDYSDDNSKNMLTFFQFVRVDAAIRNGGIRASLATSPGCTPSTIGINENTFENLIALYPNPNNGFFSIAQSEKINNLKVEVTNVLGEIVLETEIHEFKTEINLTKHAAGIYFVKMSADKDAISKKIIIQ; from the coding sequence TTGATAAGTATTCTCCTAAAAAATATAGACATAATGAAAAACCACTCTACCCTATTTTATGCGGTTGTCTTGACAGTCGTAATTTCCTTTACTAATACTTTGGTTGCGTTCGCTCAATCGGAACAATGTGGCGTTAATGCTTTTATTGAAATGATTGAAAAAAGAAACCCCGAACTCTTTAAAAAAGTTCAGGAGAACGAAAAAAACTTTGAATCTAAGGTTGATGAAAGACGATCTGGCATTTATTTGAGGCAAGAGAAGGAATATTCCAATGGTTTTAATCAAAAAAATGGCGGTGTATCATCCATTCAAAGTTTATGTGGCTACAATAATACGTATGTTGGTGTTGGCGCAGCACCCACTGTTTTAGGTGGAACACTTACTGCCTCAAGCATGTATGGCGGAGATTATATTAGAGTTACAAATATGATTGCAGGTAGAACCTATCGCGTTTCTACTTGTGGCAACAACGACTTTGATACGCAGATAACTATCTATACAACGGGAGGGGGAAGTGTTGTAGCACATAATGATGATTTATGCGCCAACAATCAGTCTGAAATTTATTTTACACCTTTTACTTCAGGAAGCTATGATATTTTACTTGACGAATACGATTGTCAGTCCACTTTTATTGTAAGCACAACAATGCTTGTTGAACTTGTTTATATACCTGACCCAATAATTACCATTCCGGTTGTTGTGCATGTGGTATGGAATACAGCGGCAGAAAATATTTCAGATGCTCAAATTATCTCGCAGATAAATGTTTTGAATCAGGATTTCAGAAGACTTAACCCGGATATTTCGTTCGCCCCTGTTGCTTTTAAAGGGTTTTCTGCTGATACACGTTACCAATTTTGCTTAGCGCAACAAGACCCCAACGGTTTTTCCACAAATGGAATTACACGAACTTTCACAAATATTACTCAGTTTAACCCAATGGCTGATACCTCTATCTGGTTTACGAGCTTAGGGGGAAAGGATTCCTGGGATAGAACCAAATACCTGAACATTTGGGTTTGCAATTTACCCGGTTTGCCAAACCCCGGAACAATAGGATTTGGAACTTTCCCATGGTTAGGGCTTATAATTCCACCCGCAGACGGTGTAATCTCAGACTTCCAGGCTTTCGGAACAATTGGAACTGCCATAGCTCCTGTAAACAAAGGAAGAAACGTCACACATGAGGTTGGACATTATTTAGGATTGAGACATGTTTGGGGAGATGATAATGCTTGTGCGGGTTCTGATAGTTGTCTTGATACACCTAACCAAACAATTAGTAGTTCAGGAACACCAACTTTTCCATTGGCAGATGCCTGCTCTCCGAATTACCCCGGCATCATGTTTAATAATTACATGGACTATTCAGATGATAACAGTAAAAACATGTTGACCTTTTTTCAATTTGTAAGAGTCGATGCTGCAATTAGAAACGGTGGAATAAGGGCAAGTTTAGCCACCTCACCGGGATGCACTCCATCAACAATCGGAATTAATGAAAATACTTTTGAAAATTTGATTGCACTTTATCCAAATCCTAACAATGGATTTTTTTCAATTGCACAAAGCGAAAAAATAAATAACCTAAAAGTTGAAGTAACGAATGTTTTAGGTGAAATAGTTTTAGAAACAGAAATTCATGAATTCAAAACAGAAATCAATTTGACAAAACATGCTGCGGGAATATATTTTGTTAAAATGAGTGCTGACAAAGACGCTATTTCTAAAAAGATAATTATTCAATAA
- a CDS encoding RecQ family ATP-dependent DNA helicase → MSRLQAEIQLQKLFGFKHFHDLQWQVIEQLLAGKRVLFIEKTGFGKSLCYQFPATQLEGLTIVFSPLIALMRDQVRSMQEKGIRAASINSNQEESENADIIAKAQSNLLDILYIAPERMENASWISAAREMKIAMVVIDEAHCISMWGQSFRPNYRRIVSLIKLLPKSFPVLATTATATPRVQEDIISQTGSDLIPVRGQLMRSNIRLFVVEVKSEEEKFFWLAQYMPRLAKTGIIYTGTQTNTDIYSNWLQFLGFKSAAYSGRLDAETRIRVESDFINNKFDCVVSTNALGMGIDKPDIRFIIHTQMPQSPIHYYQEIGRAGRDGQEAFAILLFNPNEDDKLPRNFIENSKPSLKKYEKVISVIKSALLGRNEIIKAANLKQTQVAVILADLMDQGIVNEQLHGKSKKYFYNPEAPALNVSAFEALRAVQNEELDRMLSYTVSTTCRMQYLCSYLGDVQQGECGVCDRDTSEAMEVTISEGSAERLQAFRESFFPVLEVETLKSKIINGVAASYYGVSNVGAALHYSKYEGGGDFPDWLLRLTLKAYRKFYGNRTFDLVLYVPPTESGDLVKNFAVKIAAVLEIPISHALMKTSATQPQKAFHSGISKRDNVHGKFAVENPAEIAGKSVLLIDDIFDSGYTLKEIGLYLTGAGATVIAPLVIARTVGGDI, encoded by the coding sequence ATGTCACGCCTACAAGCCGAAATCCAATTACAAAAGTTGTTTGGATTTAAACATTTCCACGATTTGCAATGGCAGGTAATAGAGCAATTGCTGGCAGGGAAACGCGTGTTGTTTATTGAAAAGACAGGTTTTGGAAAATCCTTGTGCTATCAGTTTCCTGCTACCCAATTGGAGGGGCTTACCATTGTGTTTTCTCCGTTGATTGCCCTTATGCGTGATCAGGTGCGCAGTATGCAGGAAAAGGGAATTCGTGCCGCTTCTATTAATTCCAATCAGGAAGAGAGTGAAAATGCCGATATCATTGCGAAGGCACAATCAAATCTCCTCGATATTTTATACATTGCCCCGGAGCGTATGGAGAATGCTTCATGGATCAGTGCCGCGCGTGAAATGAAAATTGCTATGGTGGTGATTGATGAAGCGCATTGTATCTCTATGTGGGGTCAAAGCTTCCGACCGAATTACCGGCGTATCGTCAGCCTGATTAAATTACTTCCCAAGAGCTTTCCCGTCCTGGCTACCACCGCTACCGCCACACCTCGCGTGCAGGAGGATATCATCAGCCAGACAGGCAGTGATCTGATACCGGTACGTGGTCAGTTGATGAGGTCTAATATTCGTTTGTTTGTGGTGGAGGTGAAGAGTGAGGAGGAGAAGTTTTTCTGGCTCGCGCAATATATGCCTCGTCTTGCTAAAACAGGTATCATTTATACCGGCACGCAAACCAATACTGATATTTATTCCAACTGGCTGCAATTTCTGGGATTCAAATCCGCCGCATATAGCGGCCGCCTCGATGCTGAAACAAGAATACGGGTGGAATCGGATTTTATCAATAATAAATTTGATTGTGTGGTTTCTACCAATGCGCTGGGTATGGGAATTGATAAACCGGATATTCGATTTATTATTCATACACAAATGCCGCAGTCGCCCATACATTATTATCAGGAGATCGGCAGGGCAGGCAGAGACGGACAGGAAGCCTTTGCCATCTTACTCTTCAATCCAAATGAAGATGATAAATTGCCCCGTAACTTTATCGAAAACAGTAAGCCATCTTTAAAAAAATATGAAAAAGTAATTTCAGTGATAAAGTCGGCTTTGCTGGGCAGGAATGAAATTATCAAAGCCGCTAATCTGAAACAAACACAGGTGGCCGTCATCCTGGCGGATTTAATGGATCAGGGTATTGTCAATGAACAATTGCATGGCAAGAGCAAGAAGTATTTCTATAATCCCGAGGCTCCCGCGTTGAATGTATCGGCTTTTGAAGCACTCCGCGCTGTACAAAATGAGGAACTGGATCGCATGCTCTCCTACACCGTCTCTACCACTTGCAGGATGCAGTATTTATGTAGCTATCTGGGAGACGTTCAGCAAGGTGAATGCGGCGTTTGTGACAGGGATACAAGCGAAGCAATGGAGGTGACGATTTCGGAAGGATCAGCAGAAAGATTGCAGGCCTTCAGAGAGTCCTTCTTTCCTGTTTTAGAGGTAGAGACGCTGAAAAGCAAGATCATCAATGGTGTGGCGGCCTCGTATTACGGAGTCTCCAATGTGGGTGCGGCCCTCCACTATTCCAAATATGAAGGAGGAGGTGATTTCCCTGACTGGCTCCTCCGGCTTACGTTGAAGGCTTACCGTAAGTTTTATGGGAACCGTACCTTTGACCTCGTGCTCTATGTTCCACCTACCGAATCCGGCGACCTGGTCAAGAACTTTGCAGTTAAAATAGCTGCTGTGTTAGAGATACCCATTTCGCATGCGTTGATGAAAACTTCCGCTACCCAACCTCAAAAAGCATTTCACAGTGGCATTTCAAAGAGGGACAATGTACACGGGAAATTTGCTGTAGAAAATCCTGCTGAAATTGCCGGAAAAAGTGTATTGTTGATCGATGATATTTTCGACAGCGGATATACGTTAAAGGAAATCGGACTATATTTAACAGGCGCTGGAGCTACTGTAATTGCACCGCTTGTGATTGCAAGAACTGTGGGAGGAGATATTTAA
- a CDS encoding DNA-protecting protein DprA encodes MNTFAENTYWIAIAHLPRWHVERINRLIVQVVHEHKLSWSEFFELDKKGWREIFAFNEKELADMELAKNDIPRLAFIAEQLQNEGFDIIPINSPEYPQVLKENLKMKSSPPVLYVKGRKSLLQEEAVAIVGSRKAGKAAIDFTERIAAKSVREQKVVVSGFAKGVDKQALDSTLEAHGKSIIVLPQGILTFQSGFKKYYEPIVNGEVLVLSTFFPKAGWEVGLAMARNAYIYGLANEIYVAESDDTGGTWQGVIDGLKRQRKIFVRVPGAGEKNANHKLIALGAMPVNGEGEVMEKNHSVKTDIFDDLHESNANEASGEYENSNIEKDILDLLTGNNYTCKEIKLALKLDWDSKKLTAYLKKNPNVQSIVGKPLKYTRNAIVTPTLFE; translated from the coding sequence ATGAACACGTTTGCAGAGAATACGTATTGGATCGCCATCGCCCATTTACCGAGATGGCATGTGGAACGTATCAACCGTTTGATCGTACAGGTGGTGCATGAGCATAAACTGAGCTGGAGTGAATTTTTTGAGTTGGATAAGAAAGGCTGGAGAGAAATTTTCGCCTTCAATGAGAAGGAACTCGCAGACATGGAATTGGCAAAGAACGATATCCCGCGTCTGGCCTTTATTGCCGAGCAATTGCAGAACGAGGGCTTTGATATCATCCCCATCAATTCACCGGAATATCCGCAGGTATTAAAGGAGAACCTGAAAATGAAAAGCAGTCCTCCGGTATTGTACGTCAAGGGTAGAAAGAGTTTGTTGCAAGAGGAGGCCGTCGCCATTGTCGGGTCACGTAAGGCAGGCAAGGCAGCCATAGATTTCACGGAGCGTATCGCCGCGAAAAGTGTTCGAGAGCAAAAAGTAGTAGTGAGTGGTTTCGCGAAAGGTGTGGACAAACAAGCGCTGGACAGTACCCTCGAAGCGCATGGTAAGAGCATAATCGTTCTTCCGCAGGGGATACTTACTTTTCAGTCGGGCTTTAAGAAATACTATGAGCCCATCGTGAATGGTGAGGTATTGGTATTAAGTACATTCTTTCCAAAGGCCGGCTGGGAAGTGGGGCTCGCGATGGCCAGAAATGCATACATCTATGGTCTGGCAAATGAAATTTACGTCGCCGAATCGGATGACACGGGTGGCACATGGCAAGGGGTCATCGACGGCTTGAAAAGACAGCGGAAGATATTTGTAAGAGTGCCCGGGGCAGGAGAAAAGAATGCAAACCATAAGCTCATTGCGCTCGGCGCCATGCCTGTAAATGGGGAGGGAGAGGTAATGGAGAAGAATCATTCAGTAAAAACGGATATATTTGATGACCTCCATGAAAGCAATGCCAACGAAGCATCAGGCGAATATGAAAATAGTAACATTGAAAAGGATATCCTGGACTTATTGACCGGGAACAATTATACCTGCAAGGAAATTAAACTGGCATTGAAATTAGATTGGGACAGTAAAAAGCTGACCGCCTATTTGAAAAAAAATCCCAATGTACAATCCATCGTCGGCAAGCCATTAAAGTACACAAGGAACGCAATAGTTACACCCACTTTATTCGAATAA